A genomic segment from Paenibacillus sp. FSL K6-1096 encodes:
- a CDS encoding dihydroorotase — MRTVIIKNASVLNKEGALERKHIVVQDGVISKIVDAAEAAPEAGEVVEAEGKLLIPGLIDMHVHLREPGFEHKETIETGARSAAKGGFTTIACMPNTRPVTDSAEIVQLVKDKAREAGLVKVLPYAAITKNELGRELTDFAALKAAGAIGFTDDGVGVQSAQMMKDAMKLAAGLDMPVIAHCEDNSLVEGAPVAEGTFADRHGLKGIPNESEAIHVGRDILLSEATGVHYHVCHVSTEQSVRLIRQAKQIGIKVTAEVCPHHLLLSEEDIPGLDANWKMNPPLRSRRDVEACIEGLLDGTLDIIVTDHAPHSEEEKAKGMQLAPFGIVGFETAFPLLYTAFVATGKWDLSLLVQRMTADPARVFRLDTGRLTEGAPADLTLIDLNEEKEVDPATFASKGRNTPFTGWKLKGWPVKTWVDGKAVWSEA; from the coding sequence ATTCGAACCGTGATCATCAAAAACGCCAGTGTACTGAACAAGGAAGGCGCGCTGGAGCGCAAACATATCGTAGTGCAGGACGGAGTGATCTCGAAGATTGTGGATGCCGCCGAGGCGGCTCCAGAAGCCGGGGAGGTCGTAGAAGCGGAAGGCAAGCTGCTGATTCCCGGACTGATCGACATGCATGTGCATCTGCGCGAGCCGGGCTTCGAGCATAAGGAGACGATTGAGACGGGCGCACGCTCGGCTGCCAAGGGCGGATTCACCACCATCGCCTGTATGCCGAACACCCGGCCGGTGACCGACAGTGCGGAGATTGTGCAGCTGGTCAAGGATAAGGCGCGTGAAGCCGGGCTTGTGAAGGTGCTGCCGTATGCGGCGATTACGAAGAATGAGCTGGGGCGGGAGTTGACCGATTTTGCGGCGCTGAAGGCGGCCGGAGCGATCGGCTTCACCGACGACGGTGTAGGCGTGCAGAGCGCCCAGATGATGAAGGATGCCATGAAGCTGGCAGCCGGACTCGATATGCCGGTGATTGCGCACTGTGAGGATAACTCGCTGGTGGAGGGAGCGCCGGTGGCGGAGGGGACTTTTGCCGACAGACATGGCCTGAAGGGAATTCCGAATGAATCGGAAGCCATTCACGTAGGCCGTGACATTCTGCTGTCTGAAGCAACGGGTGTCCACTACCATGTATGCCATGTGAGCACCGAGCAATCGGTACGGCTGATCCGTCAGGCGAAGCAAATCGGGATCAAGGTCACCGCTGAGGTATGCCCGCACCATCTGCTGCTCTCCGAGGAAGACATTCCGGGACTGGACGCCAATTGGAAAATGAACCCGCCGCTCCGCTCCCGCCGCGATGTGGAAGCCTGCATCGAAGGGCTGCTGGACGGCACGCTGGATATCATCGTCACCGATCATGCCCCGCACAGCGAGGAAGAGAAGGCGAAGGGAATGCAGCTGGCACCGTTTGGCATCGTCGGCTTCGAGACGGCGTTCCCGCTGCTGTATACCGCTTTTGTCGCTACAGGGAAGTGGGATCTGTCCCTGCTGGTGCAGCGGATGACCGCTGATCCGGCGAGAGTGTTCAGGCTGGATACCGGGCGGCTTACTGAAGGTGCGCCTGCGGATCTGACGCTGATTGATCTGAATGAAGAGAAGGAAGTTGACCCTGCTACGTTTGCGAGCAAGGGACGGAATACACCTTTTACCGGATGGAAGCTTAAGGGCTGGCCGGTGAAGACCTGGGTGGACGGCAAGGCCGTATGGAGTGAAGCCTAA
- a CDS encoding ABC transporter ATP-binding protein yields the protein MKVDVHFKPLFTLIFKYKKQHVLASVFMLINSLLSIMTPYILIRIIDDVIPDKDYTLLLQVVIAFLAIIVLQNGSKLISDYYYAVIGKKVVYDLRLKLVNHLNKMSGRYYSDANSGDLLTTINSDVATVEDFSTRMIFTLISDIITAVVMLIFLSIMQFDLLLVSVALQPLMFILQRRYNQKIHSIVTRLRNHHGRYVSVVEEYLSSMLTFTLQNAKKLFFRNYYQSARSFYEEGVRLQLHLSASMLSSNIISGFITISILSYGGYKVMIGAMTVGVLVAFNTYAQQLLNPIFRIAHFKMNIQQTIVAMEKIMAVLDEPIDIQHDNGGIKPMVLKGDIEFHNVNFSYNDQGETLKEINLSFASNTVSALVGTSGSGKTTVTNLIYRLWDVDHGNILLDGIDIREYNLHYLRKNISIVSQDTFIFNDTILNNLRLAADLPMDEIIAAAQAADIYDFIMSLPARFDSKVGQNGVMLSGGQKQKISIARAILRDTPIIILDEATSSLDTLSEQTVQSAFQMLFTGKTVIIIAHRLSTIEQADIIYAIQDGRVVECGTHRQLMAQQSVYYRLYTSSAEVDTVKSM from the coding sequence ATGAAAGTTGATGTTCATTTCAAACCACTGTTTACGCTTATATTCAAATACAAAAAACAGCACGTTCTAGCCAGCGTGTTTATGTTGATAAACTCACTGCTGTCGATCATGACACCCTACATACTCATTCGAATTATTGATGATGTGATTCCCGATAAAGACTATACTTTATTGCTGCAAGTGGTCATTGCTTTTCTAGCGATTATTGTCCTGCAAAATGGAAGTAAATTAATCTCTGATTATTATTATGCAGTAATCGGCAAAAAAGTGGTCTATGATCTGCGTTTGAAGCTTGTGAATCATTTGAATAAAATGTCTGGCAGATACTATTCGGATGCGAACTCGGGTGATTTACTCACAACAATCAATAGCGATGTGGCTACTGTCGAAGACTTCTCCACCCGCATGATCTTTACACTTATCTCCGATATCATCACGGCGGTTGTTATGCTGATTTTCTTATCGATTATGCAGTTCGATTTGTTGCTGGTCTCCGTAGCGTTGCAGCCGCTTATGTTCATCTTGCAAAGAAGATATAACCAGAAGATCCATTCGATAGTGACCCGTCTGCGTAATCACCATGGCCGGTATGTATCTGTAGTTGAAGAATATTTGTCATCCATGTTAACGTTTACTCTTCAAAATGCCAAAAAATTATTTTTTAGAAATTATTATCAATCGGCAAGAAGTTTCTACGAAGAAGGAGTGAGGCTACAACTCCACCTCTCTGCCAGTATGCTAAGTTCCAATATCATCAGCGGTTTCATTACAATCTCTATTCTAAGTTATGGAGGATACAAGGTAATGATTGGCGCCATGACGGTGGGAGTGTTGGTTGCCTTTAATACATATGCACAACAACTTTTAAATCCGATATTTAGAATTGCTCATTTCAAAATGAATATTCAGCAGACGATTGTAGCAATGGAAAAAATAATGGCTGTATTGGACGAACCGATTGACATTCAGCATGACAATGGCGGAATCAAACCAATGGTACTCAAGGGGGACATCGAGTTTCATAATGTGAATTTCTCTTACAACGATCAAGGCGAGACGTTAAAGGAGATAAATCTCTCTTTTGCATCCAATACTGTGTCTGCTCTTGTGGGAACCAGCGGCTCAGGCAAAACGACGGTCACGAACCTGATTTACAGGTTATGGGATGTTGACCATGGGAATATATTATTGGATGGGATTGATATCAGGGAATATAATTTGCACTATTTACGCAAAAACATAAGTATCGTCTCACAGGATACCTTTATCTTTAATGATACGATTCTTAATAACTTGCGCTTAGCTGCGGATCTGCCCATGGACGAGATTATAGCTGCCGCCCAAGCTGCCGATATTTATGATTTTATTATGTCTTTGCCTGCCCGGTTCGACAGCAAGGTCGGTCAGAACGGTGTGATGTTATCGGGCGGACAAAAGCAAAAAATCTCCATTGCACGCGCAATATTAAGAGATACGCCGATTATCATCTTGGATGAAGCAACGTCATCTTTGGATACCCTGTCGGAACAAACTGTTCAAAGCGCCTTCCAGATGTTATTTACAGGCAAGACCGTCATTATCATTGCTCATAGACTCTCTACCATCGAACAAGCGGATATCATCTATGCTATCCAAGACGGGCGAGTTGTGGAGTGCGGAACACACCGCCAGCTCATGGCGCAACAGAGTGTCTATTATCGGCTGTATACTAGCAGTGCTGAAGTTGATACTGTCAAATCCATGTAA
- a CDS encoding FtsX-like permease family protein encodes MKHYLGYAAKELRSSPLTSVLIIIAIVMSTVMTTVVAQSITTLQTLRTEQARYVNGDYHVTFNHLNQDQVHKLQAESRISNLGLYLSLGNSTIQDSGISASVLEYNTDGLRNHSRVTQMKEGELPQRPNEIALTDNILKLMKLEPRIGMPITMKLNVASNNVEEGSFDYTASFILSGVLEDDYTGYVSGLSLALVGEGTAERYLPEQYLLPSAEFKVKSLNAFQSTVDQIVRDLQLESSSVSYNAFYLDALGVSFDTGESEQTDNITSITVIAYVVGLLVLLASGLVIYNVLKISIVKRMKNYGYLRAIGAEPGQLYMIVILQVLIYSAIAIPVGLVIGLFTSGAITEMALTIIQPDTLIVKDQNELQQLLADYPNQNVTAILFGTVISFIFTCAASFPSASYAARVSPKTAIAGNQTTVHRKRRNSKPIKNFNRYFALINLKRNPSRSLITILSLFMSITIFVALHSFGDVLDTTGQISDLKQGDYSITSETVGIPESAMGQLQAHSGVKNISYMKYSKYLPGEIESDLTFGLSGDMLKIIGVDMETLNQLYPSMDNQKKLDFQNGTLCIVKNPIEIAGVQSQTTQLQPQDTVTVNNNMLTVEAVTPRALQLQGTGWVNGVDIIVYDKVYDKLTGHHMVNQMNIFMNDSADHSQVESLIQQIVDKNQGSRWLSYQKADEQLQQSFEQIKILMWGLILFISFIGILNIMNTIYTNINTRINEIGIQRAIGMDKSSLYKIFLWEGAYYAGFASLLGSIAGYLLSVFIQSATMDVWDFSNIPIIPILLATTLAGVTCLVATIIPLSSMKRMNIVESIEVVH; translated from the coding sequence ATGAAACATTATCTAGGTTATGCTGCCAAGGAGCTGCGGAGCAGCCCGCTGACCTCAGTGTTGATCATCATAGCTATTGTGATGTCCACTGTAATGACAACTGTAGTGGCCCAATCCATTACCACCCTTCAGACATTAAGAACAGAGCAAGCCCGTTACGTCAATGGCGATTATCATGTTACCTTTAACCATTTGAATCAAGATCAGGTTCACAAATTACAGGCCGAGAGCAGAATATCCAATCTCGGATTGTATCTATCTCTGGGGAACAGCACCATCCAAGATTCAGGGATAAGTGCCAGTGTCCTTGAATATAATACAGACGGTTTGCGAAATCATTCCCGGGTTACTCAGATGAAAGAAGGCGAGTTGCCACAGCGGCCCAATGAGATTGCCCTTACCGATAATATCTTGAAATTAATGAAGCTGGAACCGAGAATCGGAATGCCCATCACAATGAAGCTAAATGTTGCATCTAACAACGTAGAAGAGGGTTCCTTCGATTATACGGCCTCCTTTATTTTGAGCGGGGTGCTGGAGGATGATTATACAGGTTATGTGTCGGGGTTGTCGCTGGCTCTCGTGGGTGAAGGTACGGCAGAACGTTATTTACCCGAGCAGTATTTGCTGCCCTCGGCGGAATTCAAGGTTAAATCGTTAAATGCGTTTCAATCAACGGTGGATCAGATCGTCCGGGATTTGCAGCTTGAGTCTTCCTCTGTTTCGTATAATGCCTTTTATTTGGATGCTCTGGGTGTATCGTTTGACACCGGGGAATCTGAGCAGACGGACAATATCACATCCATCACTGTCATCGCGTATGTGGTCGGTCTGCTGGTGCTGCTTGCCTCCGGTCTGGTCATCTATAATGTACTCAAAATTTCAATTGTTAAAAGAATGAAGAATTACGGATATCTCCGTGCCATCGGAGCAGAACCGGGACAATTATACATGATTGTTATCCTTCAAGTATTGATCTACAGCGCGATTGCAATTCCAGTGGGACTTGTTATCGGACTGTTCACTTCCGGGGCCATCACGGAGATGGCATTGACCATCATTCAACCGGACACCCTGATTGTCAAGGATCAGAATGAGCTTCAACAACTTCTCGCCGATTATCCGAACCAGAATGTCACGGCTATCCTGTTTGGAACGGTCATATCGTTCATATTTACATGCGCAGCTTCTTTCCCATCCGCATCGTATGCAGCCAGAGTTTCCCCCAAGACAGCCATAGCCGGGAACCAGACAACCGTTCATCGAAAAAGAAGAAATAGCAAACCGATCAAGAACTTTAACCGCTATTTTGCACTTATCAATCTCAAGCGGAATCCGTCCCGATCCTTAATCACGATACTGTCATTGTTTATGAGTATTACCATCTTTGTAGCGCTGCATTCTTTTGGAGATGTGCTGGACACTACGGGTCAAATCAGTGATTTGAAACAAGGGGATTATTCGATTACGAGCGAAACGGTAGGAATACCAGAGAGTGCCATGGGCCAACTGCAAGCCCATTCCGGGGTGAAAAACATCTCTTATATGAAATATTCCAAATATTTGCCGGGCGAGATTGAAAGTGATCTCACTTTTGGATTAAGCGGGGATATGCTAAAAATTATTGGAGTAGATATGGAAACTCTGAATCAATTATATCCATCCATGGATAATCAGAAGAAACTGGATTTTCAGAACGGCACGCTGTGTATTGTCAAAAATCCGATAGAAATCGCCGGAGTCCAATCCCAGACCACTCAGCTGCAACCGCAAGATACGGTAACGGTTAATAATAACATGCTTACAGTGGAGGCAGTCACTCCCCGGGCTTTGCAACTGCAAGGGACAGGGTGGGTCAACGGGGTTGATATCATTGTATATGACAAGGTTTATGATAAGTTGACAGGCCATCACATGGTGAATCAAATGAATATCTTTATGAACGATAGCGCAGATCATTCACAGGTAGAGTCGTTGATTCAACAGATCGTAGACAAAAACCAGGGTTCTCGCTGGCTCTCATACCAAAAAGCCGATGAGCAGCTCCAGCAATCCTTTGAGCAAATCAAGATACTCATGTGGGGGCTGATCCTGTTTATCAGTTTTATTGGAATATTGAATATAATGAATACTATCTATACGAATATTAATACAAGAATTAATGAAATTGGTATTCAGCGGGCGATTGGAATGGATAAGAGCAGTTTGTACAAAATCTTTTTGTGGGAAGGGGCCTATTATGCCGGCTTTGCTTCTCTCTTGGGTTCCATTGCGGGTTATCTTCTCTCTGTGTTTATTCAATCGGCAACGATGGATGTATGGGATTTTAGCAATATTCCAATTATCCCTATACTTCTGGCTACAACACTGGCAGGGGTGACTTGCCTTGTTGCCACGATCATTCCGTTAAGTAGTATGAAGAGAATGAACATTGTCGAGAGTATAGAGGTTGTACATTAG
- a CDS encoding aspartate carbamoyltransferase catalytic subunit gives MMTATKVKECSLLGIKELDGSEIHQLLERTAYWDQQSEKLTPVLRSHFVANMFFENSTRTRFSFEMAEKRLGVQVLNFTAAASSVEKGESIYDTVRTLESMGIDAGVVRLKPPGVLQQLAEKVSIPLINAGDGNNEHPTQALLDLYTMRQHFGELKGLKVSIIGDILHSRVARSNLWALTKMGASVQFCAPANMQAPELAAYAPYVSMEEALKADVVMMLRVQLERHASGIILSAEEYRRDYGLTEERAARLNPASIIMHPAPVNRNVEIDDAVVESSQSRIFPQMANGVPVRMAVMERALQ, from the coding sequence ATGATGACGGCAACGAAAGTGAAGGAATGCAGTCTGCTGGGGATTAAGGAATTGGACGGGTCAGAGATTCACCAGCTGCTGGAGCGGACGGCATACTGGGATCAGCAGAGCGAGAAGCTCACGCCGGTGCTGAGGTCGCATTTTGTTGCCAACATGTTTTTTGAGAACAGTACAAGAACCCGCTTCTCCTTCGAGATGGCCGAGAAAAGGCTGGGCGTTCAGGTGCTCAACTTCACCGCAGCGGCCTCCAGTGTAGAGAAAGGTGAATCGATCTACGACACCGTTCGCACCCTGGAGTCCATGGGAATCGATGCCGGAGTAGTGCGGCTGAAGCCGCCCGGCGTCCTGCAGCAGCTTGCCGAGAAGGTAAGCATCCCGCTGATCAATGCCGGAGACGGCAACAACGAGCATCCGACCCAGGCGCTGCTGGATCTGTATACGATGCGTCAGCATTTTGGCGAACTGAAGGGCCTGAAGGTATCGATTATCGGGGATATTCTGCACAGCCGGGTCGCGCGGTCCAACCTGTGGGCGTTAACGAAGATGGGGGCGAGCGTGCAGTTCTGTGCGCCGGCTAACATGCAGGCTCCTGAGCTGGCGGCCTACGCTCCCTATGTATCTATGGAAGAAGCGCTCAAGGCGGATGTGGTTATGATGCTGAGAGTGCAGCTGGAGCGCCATGCATCGGGGATTATTTTGTCGGCAGAGGAATACCGCAGGGACTACGGATTGACGGAAGAACGGGCAGCCCGGCTGAACCCGGCATCGATCATCATGCACCCGGCTCCGGTGAACCGCAATGTGGAGATCGACGACGCAGTGGTGGAGAGCAGCCAGTCCCGCATTTTCCCGCAGATGGCGAACGGTGTGCCGGTACGGATGGCCGTTATGGAACGGGCGCTGCAATAG
- the pyrR gene encoding bifunctional pyr operon transcriptional regulator/uracil phosphoribosyltransferase PyrR, with protein MVTEKNVIMDETAIRRALSRIAHEILEKNKGIENCLLVGIRTRGIYLAQRIAERIKEIEGVDIPYGELDITHYRDDREGGGDNREAMDKAVLNSNLILPAGSSGIRDKKVILFDDVLYTGRTIRAAMDALMDCGRPRMIQLAVLADRGHRELPIRPDYVGKNVPTSRHEQIEVSLAEYDGKDEVYIISNREER; from the coding sequence ATGGTTACTGAAAAAAATGTCATTATGGACGAAACGGCGATTCGCCGGGCACTGTCACGCATTGCACATGAGATTTTGGAGAAAAACAAAGGTATTGAGAATTGCCTGCTGGTCGGCATCCGCACCCGGGGCATCTACCTGGCCCAGCGGATTGCAGAGCGTATCAAGGAGATCGAAGGCGTGGACATCCCTTACGGGGAGCTGGACATCACCCATTACCGCGATGACCGCGAAGGCGGTGGTGACAACCGGGAGGCCATGGACAAGGCGGTGCTGAACAGCAACCTGATCCTGCCTGCGGGCAGCAGCGGCATCCGGGATAAGAAAGTCATCCTGTTCGACGATGTGCTATACACCGGACGGACGATCCGCGCGGCGATGGATGCGCTGATGGACTGCGGCCGCCCCCGGATGATCCAACTCGCGGTACTCGCGGACCGTGGACACCGGGAGCTGCCGATCCGGCCGGATTATGTCGGCAAGAACGTACCTACCTCCAGGCATGAGCAGATTGAAGTGTCGCTGGCCGAATACGACGGCAAGGACGAAGTGTACATTATTTCAAACCGGGAGGAACGATAA
- a CDS encoding S8 family serine peptidase: MGQKQRIVIVDSGIDMENADFNIRSGINFSSRGGLNDIQDSSGHGTYCAAIINNVYPGAELDIVKILDHNAETSSSRLIEALEYICDLDARIVNLSLATMNSMYAEPLTAICNKLSHEGKFIVSSLANGHSYSMPAAIPSVIGVESIRFNDANSFWYNRHERIQCVADITPVMVPTLKGSFRMFGGNSKATAYFSGYIANLLSREQDIRSFNQLNTALEAKACLNHWNAEDIENGKRPDFKLDKQGIVTTNEEVHQQIIHIIRQTFSILDHQTDKLTHQTLFEWLKQDDYYPLMEEIKRHFSITVNYNLLSLNVFQSSMSLSEFVESRLEANES; the protein is encoded by the coding sequence ATGGGACAGAAGCAGAGGATTGTTATCGTGGACAGTGGCATTGATATGGAAAACGCTGACTTCAACATTCGTTCAGGTATAAATTTCTCAAGCAGGGGAGGGCTGAACGATATTCAGGACTCAAGTGGTCATGGCACATATTGCGCGGCTATTATTAATAACGTGTATCCTGGCGCCGAATTGGATATCGTCAAAATTCTCGACCACAACGCGGAGACTAGTTCGTCAAGATTAATCGAGGCATTGGAGTATATTTGTGATCTGGATGCCCGAATAGTCAATCTAAGCTTGGCTACTATGAACAGTATGTACGCTGAACCATTGACAGCTATCTGCAACAAGCTGAGTCATGAAGGGAAATTTATCGTGTCATCACTTGCCAATGGACACAGTTACAGTATGCCCGCTGCGATACCCTCTGTCATTGGAGTAGAAAGTATCCGCTTCAACGATGCCAATTCTTTCTGGTATAACCGGCATGAACGTATCCAATGTGTGGCCGATATTACTCCTGTCATGGTTCCTACGCTAAAGGGTTCGTTCAGAATGTTTGGAGGTAACAGTAAAGCAACGGCCTATTTTTCCGGCTACATTGCAAACCTGTTGTCACGTGAGCAGGACATCCGGTCTTTTAACCAACTAAATACTGCACTCGAAGCTAAAGCCTGTCTAAATCACTGGAACGCTGAAGATATTGAGAATGGCAAACGCCCCGATTTTAAACTCGACAAGCAGGGGATTGTTACCACGAATGAAGAGGTGCACCAACAAATTATACATATTATCCGTCAAACATTCTCTATCCTTGACCATCAGACTGACAAGTTGACGCACCAGACTTTATTCGAGTGGTTGAAGCAAGATGATTATTATCCGCTTATGGAAGAGATAAAAAGACATTTTTCGATTACAGTCAATTACAATTTGCTGAGTCTGAATGTATTTCAATCATCCATGTCGCTATCTGAATTTGTCGAAAGCAGGCTTGAAGCCAATGAAAGTTGA
- a CDS encoding radical SAM protein: MLASIWVTTACNMRCDYCYEGMDKSYEMMSRETVDIAIDYILSQYKQMADTTLIVQFHGGEPLMNFEIVKYTTNQIKEAFIGQDDVLLFGMTTNGTLLDAEKMSFLATNINYGLSISLDGRKDTHDLHRKLHNGKGSYDLVTSNALQLLTLRTDIRARLTFNSETVAELYDNAVHLVKLGFGKVACIPDYYDSRWNEDHMKLLLEQAGQVQIYLREAQKNHPDLDIILLNVPYFKLGVCTGGTDSFHILPNGDLYPCSYGIGDNEFRIGNVKDATPLDTDKLASILRSAEEINPDCKGCSLYTGCTCSRCKIINKVLTGNDLTPSPVVCAMENTKYQILKKNNTIYT, from the coding sequence ATGTTAGCCAGTATATGGGTAACGACAGCTTGCAACATGAGATGTGATTATTGCTACGAAGGCATGGACAAATCATATGAGATGATGAGCCGGGAGACGGTGGATATCGCCATCGATTATATCTTGAGCCAATATAAGCAAATGGCGGATACAACGCTGATCGTACAATTTCATGGCGGAGAGCCATTAATGAATTTTGAGATTGTGAAATATACCACAAACCAAATCAAAGAAGCTTTTATTGGACAAGACGATGTGTTGTTATTTGGAATGACCACCAATGGAACATTATTGGACGCGGAGAAAATGAGTTTTCTGGCTACGAATATTAACTATGGGTTATCAATCAGTTTAGATGGCCGCAAAGACACACACGATCTCCACAGAAAACTGCATAATGGCAAAGGGTCCTATGATCTGGTCACTTCCAACGCTTTACAATTGTTGACTTTAAGAACCGATATCAGAGCCCGGTTAACGTTTAATTCAGAAACAGTGGCCGAGCTGTATGATAATGCTGTCCATCTGGTGAAGCTTGGTTTTGGCAAAGTGGCTTGTATTCCAGACTATTATGATAGCCGCTGGAATGAAGATCATATGAAACTGCTTCTTGAACAAGCCGGGCAAGTACAAATTTATCTTAGAGAAGCGCAAAAAAATCATCCGGACCTGGACATTATTCTATTGAATGTTCCTTACTTCAAATTGGGTGTCTGTACGGGAGGGACCGACAGCTTTCATATTTTGCCCAATGGCGATCTGTATCCATGCAGTTATGGCATCGGTGACAATGAATTTCGAATCGGCAATGTGAAAGACGCAACCCCACTAGATACTGATAAACTTGCCTCTATACTCCGCAGTGCGGAAGAAATCAATCCCGATTGCAAGGGGTGCTCACTGTATACCGGATGTACTTGCTCCCGTTGTAAAATCATCAATAAAGTATTAACCGGCAATGATCTGACACCATCTCCGGTCGTCTGTGCAATGGAGAACACGAAATATCAGATTCTAAAGAAAAACAATACCATTTACACTTGA
- a CDS encoding ABC transporter ATP-binding protein yields the protein MPLQAEALSKIYGTESNKVIALNNVSITIEDGQFVSIIGPSGSGKSTLLHLLSGIDKPTGGTVLFNNEDMYALGEKELSAFRRQKFGFVFQQFHLIPILTAEENIGMPVLLDRKQPDQEYLRELADFLEISGRLSHLPHELSGGQQQRVAVARALIAKPQIIFADEPTGNLDSKSSKEVIELLTRATKQFGATLIMITHDLALSQLSERRFTISDGVLSEVESQ from the coding sequence ATGCCGTTACAGGCCGAAGCTCTTTCCAAAATCTATGGAACGGAGTCGAACAAAGTAATCGCTTTAAACAATGTATCTATTACTATAGAGGATGGCCAGTTCGTATCGATCATTGGACCTTCGGGGAGTGGGAAATCCACACTTCTGCATCTGCTTAGCGGGATAGATAAGCCAACTGGCGGGACTGTGTTATTTAATAATGAAGATATGTATGCTCTGGGGGAGAAGGAATTGTCTGCATTTCGCCGCCAGAAATTCGGATTTGTGTTTCAGCAATTTCACCTGATTCCCATTTTAACGGCGGAAGAGAATATTGGTATGCCGGTGTTATTGGACCGGAAACAGCCCGATCAAGAGTATTTGCGAGAATTAGCCGATTTCCTGGAGATTTCCGGCCGTCTCTCCCACCTGCCCCATGAGTTGTCGGGGGGGCAGCAGCAGAGAGTGGCGGTAGCAAGAGCGCTGATTGCCAAACCTCAAATTATATTTGCCGATGAGCCTACGGGGAACCTGGACAGTAAAAGCAGTAAAGAAGTTATTGAGCTGCTCACCCGCGCAACCAAACAATTTGGGGCCACCTTAATAATGATAACCCATGATCTTGCCTTATCACAGCTCTCTGAACGGCGGTTCACCATCTCGGATGGTGTACTATCGGAGGTTGAGAGCCAATGA